The genomic region GCAGAAGACGGTTATTGATCGAGGATTGGCGTTGATCGCGCTGGTTTTGGCGGGGTTTTTCTCGGCGCAGTTGATGTTCGGTTTCTTTGGCGTACTGCTGCCGCTGGCGATGTTGCTGGTGTTTCGCCGGCCCTGGTATTTCAGCGTGCTGCCGGGTGTGGTGTGCCTGGCTGCCAATCAATGGCAGATCCTGCTCGACAGCGGCACGCTGGTGGCGATGCTGGGATTGGCGACATGCCTGATTGCGCCACTGGCCGGATTGGTCTTGTTGCGACAGGCCAGGCAGGTGTCGCCGCCGGCCATGCGGCGCTGGGCGTATGCGCTTTATCCTGCGCATTTCCTGCTGCTGCTACTCCTTCGAAAGATCATCGTATAACCCTTGTGGGAGCTGGCTTGCCTGCGATGCAGACGCCTCGGTGTACCCGTTGCACCGAGGGGATGCTATCGCAGGCAAGCCAGCTCCCACACAAGCCCGCTCCCACATTTGTTCTGTGTTGTTCCGGCCATGTCGTAAACGCACCTTTGCGTGGCGTCCATAGGCATTTGACCTCTCTGCGCCAGCCCTACCATCGCATCAAAGGGCCCCTCCGTCGTGCGGCGGCCCCAACAATACGATTGGCGCACCGCCGCCGCTGGGAGAGACGCGATGTTCAGCAAGCAAGACCAGATCCAGGGTTATGACGATGCACTGCTGGCGGCCATGAATGCCGAGGAGCAGCGCCAGGAAGATCATATCGAGCTGATCGCGTCAGAGAACTACACCAGCAAGCGTGTCATGGAAGCCCAGGGCAGCGGCCTCACCAACAAGTACGCCGAAGGTTATCCGGGCAAGCGTTACTACGGTGGCTGCGAGCATGTAGACAAGGTCGAAGTGCTGGCCATCGAACGCGCCAAGCAGCTGTTTGGTGCCGATTACGCCAACGTGCAGCCGCACTCCGGTTCGTCCGCCAACAGCGCGGTGTACCTGGCGCTGCTGAACGCCGGAGACACCATCCTCGGCATGAGCCTGGCCCACGGCGGTCACCTGACCCACGGTGCCAAAGTGTCGTCCTCGGGCAAGCTGTACAACGCGGTGCAATACGGCATCGACACCGCCACCGGCCTGATCGACTACGACGAAGTCGAGCGCCTGGCCGTGGAGCACAAGCCGAAGATGGTTGTGGCCGGTTTCTCCGCCTACTCCAAGACCCTGGATTTCCCGCGCTTCCGTCAGATTGCCGACAAGGTCGGTGCGCTGCTGTTCGTCGACATGGCCCACGTCGCCGGCCTGGTGGCCGCTGGTCTGTACCCGAACCCGCTGCCCTACGCCGATGTGGTCACCACCACCACCCACAAGACCCTGCGCGGTCCACGTGGCGGGTTGATCCTGGCGAAGTCCAATGAAGAAATTGAAAAGAAACTCAACTCTGCGGTATTCCCAGGCGCCCAGGGCGGCCCGTTGATGCACGTGATCGCCGGCAAGGCGGTGTGCTTCAAGGAAGCCCAGGAGCCAGGTTTCAAGGCTTACCAACAGCAAGTGATCGAAAACGCCCAAGCCATGGCCGGCGTATTTATCAAGCGCGGCTACGATGTAGTGTCCGGCGGCACCGATAACCACTTGTTCCTGGTCAGCCTGATCCGTCAGGGCCTCACCGGCAAGGACGCGGACGCAGCCCTCGGTCGCGCCCACATCACCGTCAACAAGAATGCCGTGCCTAACGACCCGCAGTCGCCCTTCGTGACTTCGGGGCTGCGCATCGGCACACCGGCGGTGACCACACGTGGTTTCAAAGTGACCCAATGCCTGGAGCTGGCCGGCTGGATCTGCGACATCCTCGACAACCTCGGCGACGCCGATGTGGAGGCCAACGTCGCCAAGCATGTGGCCGCCCTGTGCGCTGATTTCCCGGTTTATCGCTGAGCGCGGTTTTGGAGTAATGACTATGCAACGCTACTCGGGCTTCGGCCTCTTCAAGCACTCACTCAGCCACCACGAAAACTGGCAGAAAATGTGGCGCACGCCGACCCCTAAAAAGGTCTACGACGTGGTCATCGTCGGCGGCGGCGGGCATGGTCTGGCGACGGCTTACTACCTGGCCAAGGAACACGGCATCACTAATGTGGCCGTGGTCGAGAAAGGCTGGCTGGGCGGCGGTAACACCGCACGCAACACCACCATCGTGCGTTCCAACTACCTGTGGGACGAGTCGGCGCACCTGTACGAACACGCGATGAAACTCTGGGAAGGTCTGTCCCAGGATTTGAACTACAACGTGATGTTTTCCCAGCGTGGCGTCTACAACCTGTGCCACACCCTGCAGGACATCCGTGACTCCGAGCGTCGCGTCAGTGCCAACCGCCTCAACGGCGTGGACGGCGAACTGCTCAACGCCAAGCAAGTGGCCGACGAGATCCCTTACCTCGACTGCTCGAAAAACACCCGCTACCCGGTAATGGGCGCCACCGTGCAACGTCGCGGCGGCGTGGCCCGTCACGATGCCGTGGCCTGGGGCTTTGCCCGCGCCGCTGACGCACTGGGCGTGGACCTGATCCAGCAGACCGAAGTCATCGGTTTTCGCAAGGAAAACGGCGTGTGCATCGGCGTGGAAACCAACAAGGGTTTCATCGGCGCCAAGCGTGTCGGCGTAGTGACCGCCGGTAACTCCGGCCACATGGCATCCCTGGCGGGCTTCCGCCTGCCGATCGAATCCCACCCGCTGCAAGCGTTGGTGTCGGAGCCGATCAAACCCATCATCGACAGCGTGATCATGTCCAACGCCGTGCACGGTTACATCAGCCAGTCCGACAAGGGCGACCTGGTGATCGGCGCCGGTATTGACGGTTACAACGGCTATGGCCAGCGTGGTTCGTACCCGGTGATCGAACACACCATCCAGGCCATCGTCGAGATGTTCCCGGTGCTGTCCCGCGTGCGCATGAACCGCCAGTGGGGCGGCATCGTCGACACCACGCCGGACGCCTGCCCGATCATCTCCAAGACCCCGGTCCCGAACATGTTCTTCAACTGCGGTTGGGGCACCGGTGGCTTCAAGGCCACGCCAGGCTCAGGCAACGTGTTTGCCGCAAGCCTCGCCAAGGGTGAAATGCACCCGTTGGCTGCTCCATTCTCCATCGACCGTTTCCACAATGGTGCGCTGATCGACGAACACGGCGCTGCGGCCGTCGCCCACTAACAGGAGAAATTCCCTATGTTGCATATCTTCTGTCCTCACTGTGGCGAACTGCGCTCCGAAGAGGAATTCCACGCGTCCGGCCAAGCGCACATCCCGCGCCCGCTGGACCCGAACACCTGCACCGACGAGGAGTGGGGCGACTACATGTTCTTCCGCGACAACCCGCGCGGCCTGCACCACGAACTGTGGATTCACGCCGCCGGCTGCCGCCAGTATTTCAACGCGACCCGCGACACCGTGACCTACGAAATTCTTGAAACCTACAAGATTGGCAGCAAGCCGCAATTCACCGCCAAGGCTTCTGGAGAGAAGGTATGAGCCAGATCAATCGCCTGTCCAACGGTGGCCGCATCGACCGTAACAAAGCCCTGAGCTTTACCTTCAACGGCCAGAGCTACAAAGGCTTTGAGGGCGACACATTGGCCGCTGCATTGCTGGCCAACGGCGTCGACATCATCGGTCGCAGCTTCAAGTATTCCCGTCCGCGCGGCATCTTCGCCGCCGGTGCCGAAGAGCCGAACGCGGTGCTGCAGATCGGCGCCACCGAAGCCACGCAAATCCCCAACGTGCGCGCCACGCAACAGGCGCTGTACCAGGGTTTGGTCGCCACCAGCACCAACGGCTGGCCGAGCGTGAACAACGACATGATGGGCATTCTCGGCAAGGTCGGCGGCAAGCTGATGCCGCCGGGTTTCTACTACAAAACCTTCATGTACCCGCAATCGTTCTGGATGACTTACGAGAAGTACATTCGTAAGGCTGCCGGTCTTGGCCGCTCGCCGACCGAGAACGACCCGGACACCTACGATTACATGAACCGTCATTGCGACGTGCTGATTGTGGGCGCTGGCCCTGCCGGCCTGTCCGCTGCATTGGCCGCTGCCCGCAGTGGCGCCCGGGTGATCATCGCGGACGAGCAGGAAGAGTTCGGCGGTTCCTTGCTGGATTCCCGCGAAAGCCTCGATGGCAAGCCGGCGGCCGAGTGGGTTGCCAGTGTTATTGCGGAACTGAAATCCCTGCCGGACGTGGTGCTGCTGCCTCGCGCCACCGTCAACGGTTACCACGACCATAACTTCCTGACCATTCACGAGCGCCTCACCGATCACCTCGGTGACCGTGCGCCGATTGGCCAGGTGCGCCAGCGCATTCACCGGGTTCGCGCCAAGCGTGTGGTGCTGGCGACCGGCGCGTGTGAACGTCCGCTGGTGTACGGCAACAACGACGTACCGGGCAACATGCTGGCGGGTGCGGTCTCCACTTACGTGCGTCGCTACGGCGTGGCACCGGGCAAGAAGCTGGTGCTGTCGACCAACAACGATCACGCCTACCGCGTTGCGCTGGACTGGTTTGATGCAGGCCTCGCCGTGGTGGCGGTGGCTGATGCACGCCACAACCCACGTGGTGCACTGGTTGAAGAAGCTCGCGCCAAGGGGATTCGTATCCTCACCGGCAGCGCCGTGATCGAAGCCCGTGGCAGCAAGCATGTCACTGGCGCCCGCGTTGCGGCCATTGATGTGAAAGCCCATAAAGTCACCAGTCCCGGCGAATGGCTGGACTGCGACCTGGTCGCCAGCTCCGGCGGTTATAGCCCGGTGGTTCACCTGGCCTCGCACCTGGGCGGCAAGCCGACCTGGCGTGAAGACATCCTCGGTTTTGTGCCGGGCGAAGCACCGCAAAAACGCGTGTGCGTCGGTGGGGTCAATGGCGTCTATGGCCTCGGCGATTCCCTGGCTGACGGTTTTGAAGGTGGCGTGCGCGCCGCCAGCGAAGCCGGGTTTGCGCCGGTGGAAGGGACGCTGCCCAAAGCCTTGAGCCGTCTGGAAGAGCCGACCCTGGCGCTGTTCCAGGTGCCTCACGAGAAAGCTACCGCACGGGCGCCGAAGCAATTTGTCGACCTGCAAAACGACGTCACCGCGGCCGCCATCGAACTCGCCACCCGCGAAGGTTTCGAGTCGGTAGAGCACGTCAAACGCTACACCGCACTGGGCTTCGGCACGGACCAGGGCAAGCTCGGCAACGTCAACGGCCTGGCCATCGCGGCCCGTTCGCTGAACGTGACCATCCCGCAGATGGGCACCACCATGTTCCGCCCCAACTACACGCCGGTGACGTTCGGCGCAGTAGCGGGCCGCCACTGTGGGCACATCTTCGAGCCGGTGCGCTACACCGCGCTGCAAGCCTGGCACGTGAAAAACGGCGCCGAGTTTGAAGACGTCGGCCAGTGGAAGCGTCCGTGGTATTTCCCGCGCAACGGTGAAGACCTGCACGCCGCCGTGAAACGCGAATGCCTGGCCGTGCGCGACAGCGTCGGCCTGCTGGACGCGTCCACCCTTGGCAAGATTGACATCCAGGGCCCGGATGCCCGCGAGTTCCTCAACCGCATCTACAGCAACGCCTGGACCAAGCTCGACGTGGGCAAGGCCCGCTACGGCCTGATGTGCAAGGAGGACGGCATGGTCTTCGACGACGGCGTCACCGCTTGTCTGGCCGACAACCACTTCCTGATGACCACCACCACCGGCGGCGCAGCGCGCGTACTGCAGTGGCTGGAAATCTACCAGCAGACCGAATGGCCAGACCTCAAGGTGTACTTCACCTCGGTCACCGACCACTGGGCAACCATGACGTTGTCCGGCCCCAACAGCCGTAAGCTGTTGAGCGAAGTCACCGACATCGACCTGGACAAGGACGGCTTCCCGTTCATGACCTGGAAAGAAGGCCTGGTGGGCGGCGTGCCGGCGCGGGTGTTCCGGATTTCGTTTACCGGTGAGCTGTCGTACGAAGTCAACGTGCAGGCCGACTACGCCATGGGCGTGCTCGAGAAAATCGTCGAGGCTGGCAAGCAGTACAACCTGACGCCATACGGCACCGAAACCATGCACGTGCTGCGGGCCGAGAAGGGCTTCATCATCGTCGGCCAGGATACCGACGGGTCGATGACCCCGGACGACCTGAACATGGGCTGGTGTGTAGGTCGCACCAAACCGTTCTCGTGGATCGGCTGGCGCGGGATGAATCGCGAAGATTGCGTGCGTGAAGACCGCAAGCAACTGGTGGGCCTGAAGCCGATTGACCCCAACGTGTGGCTGCCGGAAGGCGCGCAGTTGGTGTTCGACGCCAAGCAGACGATTCCGATGAAGATGGTCGGCCACGTCACCTCCAGTTATGCCCACAACTCCCTCGGCTATTCGTTTGCCATGGGCGTGGTGAAGGGCGGCTTGAAACGCATCGGCGAGCGGGTGTTTGCACCGTTGGCGGATGGCAGCGTGATCGAGGCGGAGATTGTTTCTTCGGTGTTCTTTGACCCTAAAGGCGATCGCCAGAACATCTGACAGACCGAGTCGCCTGCATCGCAGGCAAGCCAGCTCCCACAGTTGGAATGCATTCCCCTGTGGGAGCCGGGCTTGCCCGCGATGAGGCCAGAACAGTCACCGCAAGACCTACAGAATTCAAACAGGTGCTTTATGACAGCAGCCAATGTTTACCAGCAACGCCCCACCTCCGGAGCCAAGGCCGAGTCGTCGCTGCACCATGCCGACCTCGCCAGCCTGGTAGGCAAGGGTCGCAAGAACGCCGGCGTGACCGTGCGTGAAAAGAAACTCCTCGGCCACTTGACCATTCGTGGCGATGGCCACGACGCCGCCTTCGCCGCCGGCGTGCACAAGGCTCTGGGCATCGAATTGCCCGGCGCCCTGGCAGTGATCGTCAAGGGTGAAACCAGCCTGCAATGGCTGGGCCCGGACGAGTGGCTGCTGGTGGTGCCGAGCGGTGAAGAATTCGCCGCCGAGAAAAGTTTGCGCGAGGCGCTGGGTGATTTGCATATCCAGATCGTCAACGTCAGCGGCGGCCAGCAGATCCTCGAACTCAGCGGCCCCAATGTGCGGGATGTGCTGATGAAGTCCACCAGCTACGACGTGCACCCCGACAGCTTCCCGGTAGGCAAGGCGGTGGGCACGGTGTTCGCCAAGTCGCAACTGGTGATTCGCCATACCGCTGAAGACACCTGGGAGCTGCTGATTCGTCGCAGCTTCTCGGATTACTGGTGGCTGTGGTTGCAGGATGCGGCGGCTGAATATGGTTTAAGCGTCCAGGCCTGATCGTTCCCACGCTCCGCGTGGGAATGCATCCCGGGACGCTCCGCGTCCCAAGAGCGGACGCAGAGCGTCCATTGCGGCGTTCCCACGCAGAGCGTGGGAACGATCAAGGAGTCACGAATAATGAGCCGCGTACCCGATACATGGATTTTGACCGCCGACTGCCCCAGCGTGCTCGGCACGGTGGACGCGGTGACCCGCTATCTGTTCGAGCAGGGCTGCTACGTCACGGAGCACCACTCGTTTGATGACCGGCTTTCGGGCCGTTTCTTCATCCGCGTGGAGTTCCGCCAGCCCGACGGTTTTGATGAACAAGCCTTCCGCGACGGCCTGGCCACTCGCGGCGAGGCGTTCGGCATGATCTTCGAACTGACCGCGCCGAACTACCGGCCGAAAGTGGTGATCATGGTCTCCAAGGCCGATCACTGCCTCAACGATTTGCTCTACCGCCAGCGCATCGGCCAACTGTCGATGGACGTGGTCGCCGTGGTCTCCAACCACCCCGACCTCAAGCCCCTGGCTGACTGGCACCAGATTCCCTATTACCACTTTCCCCTGGACCCTAACGACAAGCCGTCGCAAGAGCGCCAGGTGTGGCAGGTGATCGAAGAGTCCGGCGCCGAGCTGGTGATTCTTGCGCGCTACATGCAAGTGCTGTCGCCGGAGCTGTGCCGCAAGCTCGATGGTAAAGCCATCAACATCCACCACTCCCTGCTGCCCGGTTTCAAGGGCGCCAAGCCGTATCACCAGGCCTACAACAAGGGCGTGAAACTAGTGGGCGCCACCGCGCATTACATCAACAACGATTTGGATGAAGGCCCGATCATCGCCCAGGGCGTGGAGGTGGTGGACCACAGTCACTATCCGGAAGATTTGATTGCCAAGGGACGGGATATCGAAGGCCTGACCCTGGCACGGGCCGTGGGGTATCACATTGAGCGGCGAGTGTTTTTGAACGCCAATCGGACAGTGGTGCTCTGATGGACGCCTTCGCGAGCAAGCCCGCTCCCACATTCGACCGCATTTCAAAGGTAGAACTCGGTCAACTGTGGGAGCGGGCTTGCTCGCGAAGAGGCCATCACTAACAACGCAAAACAGCATCTGTACCCGAGCACTTAAACGCGCTGCCTGCCTGGGCAACGCGGTTCCATAAAAACAACAGCGAGGTGAAAGCATGTCTGGTAATCGTGGTGTCGTGTATCTCGGCAACGGCAAGGTCGAAGTACAGAAAATCGACTATCCCAAAATGCAGGACCCCCGTGGCAGGAAGATTGAGCACGGCGTCATCCTGCGCGTGGTCTCCACCAACATCTGCGGCTCCGACCAACACATGGTGCGCGGCCGCACTACTGCCCAGACCGGCCTGGTCCTGGGCCACGAAATCACCGGCGAAGTGATCGAGAAGGGCAGCGACGTCGAGAACCTGAAGATCGGCGACCTGGTGTCCGTGCCGTTCAACGTTGCATGCGGCCGTTGCCGTTCCTGCAAAGAGCAACACACGGGCGTGTGCCTGACCGTCAACCCGGCCCGTGCCGGTGGCGCCTACGGCTATGTGGACATGGGCGACTGGACCGGCGGCCAGGCCGAATACGTGCTGGTGCCTTACGCTGACTTCAACCTGCTGAAACTGCCGGACCGCGACAAGGCCATGGAGAAGATCCGCGACCTGACGTGCCTCTCCGACATCCTGCCCACCGGCTACCACGGCGCAGTCACTGCGGGCGTTGGCCCAGGCAGCACGGTCTACATCGCCGGTGCCGGTCCGGTGGGCCTGGCGGCTGCCGCGTCCGCTCGTCTGCTGGGCGCTGCGGTGGTGATCATTGGTGACGTCAACCCGATCCGCCTGGCCCACGCCAAGGCCCAGGGTTTTGAAATTGCCGACCTGTCGAAGGACACCCCGCTGCACGAACAGATCGCTGCGTTGCTGGGCGAGCCGGAAGTGGATTGCGCCGTCGATGCCGTGGGTTTCGAAGCGCGCGGCCATGGCCATGAAGGGGCCAAGGCGGAGGCTCCGGCCACCGTACTCAACTCGTTGATGGGCGTGGTGCGGGTGGCCGGCAAAATCGGTATCCCGGGCCTGTACGTGACCGAAGACCCGGGTGCCGTGGATGCTGCCGCGAAAATGGGCAGCCTGAGCATTCGTTTCGGCCTGGGCTGGGCCAAGTCCCACAGCTTCCACACCGGGCAAACCCCAGTGATGAAGTACAACCGCCAGCTGATGCAGGCGATCATGTGGGACCGTATCAACATTGCCGATATCGTCGGTGTGGAAGTCATCAGCCTGGATGATGCACCACGCGGGTACGGCGAGTTCGATGCAGGCGTGCCGAAGAAGTTTGTGATCGATCCGCACAAGTTGTTCAGCGCGGCTTAAATCGCGGGCAAATAAAAAGGCGACCTCAGGGTCGCCTTTTTTGCATCTGCGGTTGGGTGGGAGAATCAGCGAATCGCCAAAGCCCCCTGATACACCGTTGGCCCCGTTGGCTGCTTGCTCACCGAGCCGCCCTTGGTTTCCGAGCTGACCATCAGTGTCACCGGCTTGCTGATCGACGCCTGCTGGCGAGGGTTGATGCCGATAATGCCTTTGCCGTCTTCCGGCAACAGGCCCAGTGACACCGGCGTACCGTCAGCCGGAACCGCCCACAGCTCCAGGCTTTGGTCCGGGGCCGGTGCCGTGGCGGCAATCGGCTGCACTTCGAGGTAATCCTTGTGGGCCACGATTTGCGTGGCCGGTTGCTGGGTAGTGTTCACCAGCAGTGCGGCAGCCTTGACGCTGTCCTGGGTGTAGAGGGCGCCGCCGACGCCCGCAACTACCACCAAACAGGCGCCGATGAACAGGCGTGGGCGGTTCCAGAATGAAGGCTTGTGCTCAATCACTTGGGGGTTGATCGCAGTCATTAGGCTCTTCCTGACATGTTTTGTAGTCTTTCATGGACCTAGTTAACGGCGATCGGTTCCTCATCCGTCGTATTGAGCCTTGGGGCTGCGTGATATTAATTGGCCCTGAACCGCAGAACGAGCGTCAATGGTGCTTGGGTGGGAGGACCAGTTCCTTGTACGTGAATGCGCATTGTTTTTCCGGATGCTGCTCGGTGGAATCTGCATAGCAGTATTGGACCTCCTTGGCTTTTTTGTAGGCCCCGGCCTTGGCTTTGCTCTCATCCGTTTTCGACTCATCCACCCATTTTGTCCCCGGCACGGGTGCCCAGCCTTTGAAGGAGTACAGCGTCATCCTCAAAAAGTCGAACCAGCCTTCACCCTCGTAGTCGCAGGACACTACGTACGCATTTCCTTCTGAGCTGATATCCCGGTAAAGCGCCCCCGTGAAGTGGAGCTTTTTGAGCAGGTTTTCATCGCCAAAGGGGTTCTCTCCCACCCAGACGCCCTTATGAGGGCCGGGGGCATAAAAAATATCCCACGGCCCCCATGGCTCTTCCGGTTTGATACTTGCCTTGGGCGGGCACATGGCAATCTCATCTGCCAGGGCATTGCCCACAAGGGTCGAAAGTACCAGTGCGCTCAGCGCGATGTTCATCAGCTTCATGTCGTACTCCCTTACGTGATAGGAGACTTCATGGTGGGCGTGTGGACGCGTTGCAGATACTGTCAAATTTGACAGCGGGGTAGATCAAGTTCG from Pseudomonas yamanorum harbors:
- a CDS encoding TraX family protein — encoded protein: MHGSERVPVSRVRDGALDLLKWLALLSMVLDHLRYVGLSLDGLYVPGRLAFPWFCLAIAANLHRVKDAPVTGQWRYLGWLLLFSVISEVPYRIFIDDADTLNVLPTLALGLLVARGWQQKTVIDRGLALIALVLAGFFSAQLMFGFFGVLLPLAMLLVFRRPWYFSVLPGVVCLAANQWQILLDSGTLVAMLGLATCLIAPLAGLVLLRQARQVSPPAMRRWAYALYPAHFLLLLLLRKIIV
- the glyA gene encoding serine hydroxymethyltransferase encodes the protein MFSKQDQIQGYDDALLAAMNAEEQRQEDHIELIASENYTSKRVMEAQGSGLTNKYAEGYPGKRYYGGCEHVDKVEVLAIERAKQLFGADYANVQPHSGSSANSAVYLALLNAGDTILGMSLAHGGHLTHGAKVSSSGKLYNAVQYGIDTATGLIDYDEVERLAVEHKPKMVVAGFSAYSKTLDFPRFRQIADKVGALLFVDMAHVAGLVAAGLYPNPLPYADVVTTTTHKTLRGPRGGLILAKSNEEIEKKLNSAVFPGAQGGPLMHVIAGKAVCFKEAQEPGFKAYQQQVIENAQAMAGVFIKRGYDVVSGGTDNHLFLVSLIRQGLTGKDADAALGRAHITVNKNAVPNDPQSPFVTSGLRIGTPAVTTRGFKVTQCLELAGWICDILDNLGDADVEANVAKHVAALCADFPVYR
- a CDS encoding sarcosine oxidase subunit beta, which encodes MQRYSGFGLFKHSLSHHENWQKMWRTPTPKKVYDVVIVGGGGHGLATAYYLAKEHGITNVAVVEKGWLGGGNTARNTTIVRSNYLWDESAHLYEHAMKLWEGLSQDLNYNVMFSQRGVYNLCHTLQDIRDSERRVSANRLNGVDGELLNAKQVADEIPYLDCSKNTRYPVMGATVQRRGGVARHDAVAWGFARAADALGVDLIQQTEVIGFRKENGVCIGVETNKGFIGAKRVGVVTAGNSGHMASLAGFRLPIESHPLQALVSEPIKPIIDSVIMSNAVHGYISQSDKGDLVIGAGIDGYNGYGQRGSYPVIEHTIQAIVEMFPVLSRVRMNRQWGGIVDTTPDACPIISKTPVPNMFFNCGWGTGGFKATPGSGNVFAASLAKGEMHPLAAPFSIDRFHNGALIDEHGAAAVAH
- a CDS encoding sarcosine oxidase subunit delta; translation: MLHIFCPHCGELRSEEEFHASGQAHIPRPLDPNTCTDEEWGDYMFFRDNPRGLHHELWIHAAGCRQYFNATRDTVTYEILETYKIGSKPQFTAKASGEKV
- a CDS encoding sarcosine oxidase subunit alpha, whose product is MSQINRLSNGGRIDRNKALSFTFNGQSYKGFEGDTLAAALLANGVDIIGRSFKYSRPRGIFAAGAEEPNAVLQIGATEATQIPNVRATQQALYQGLVATSTNGWPSVNNDMMGILGKVGGKLMPPGFYYKTFMYPQSFWMTYEKYIRKAAGLGRSPTENDPDTYDYMNRHCDVLIVGAGPAGLSAALAAARSGARVIIADEQEEFGGSLLDSRESLDGKPAAEWVASVIAELKSLPDVVLLPRATVNGYHDHNFLTIHERLTDHLGDRAPIGQVRQRIHRVRAKRVVLATGACERPLVYGNNDVPGNMLAGAVSTYVRRYGVAPGKKLVLSTNNDHAYRVALDWFDAGLAVVAVADARHNPRGALVEEARAKGIRILTGSAVIEARGSKHVTGARVAAIDVKAHKVTSPGEWLDCDLVASSGGYSPVVHLASHLGGKPTWREDILGFVPGEAPQKRVCVGGVNGVYGLGDSLADGFEGGVRAASEAGFAPVEGTLPKALSRLEEPTLALFQVPHEKATARAPKQFVDLQNDVTAAAIELATREGFESVEHVKRYTALGFGTDQGKLGNVNGLAIAARSLNVTIPQMGTTMFRPNYTPVTFGAVAGRHCGHIFEPVRYTALQAWHVKNGAEFEDVGQWKRPWYFPRNGEDLHAAVKRECLAVRDSVGLLDASTLGKIDIQGPDAREFLNRIYSNAWTKLDVGKARYGLMCKEDGMVFDDGVTACLADNHFLMTTTTGGAARVLQWLEIYQQTEWPDLKVYFTSVTDHWATMTLSGPNSRKLLSEVTDIDLDKDGFPFMTWKEGLVGGVPARVFRISFTGELSYEVNVQADYAMGVLEKIVEAGKQYNLTPYGTETMHVLRAEKGFIIVGQDTDGSMTPDDLNMGWCVGRTKPFSWIGWRGMNREDCVREDRKQLVGLKPIDPNVWLPEGAQLVFDAKQTIPMKMVGHVTSSYAHNSLGYSFAMGVVKGGLKRIGERVFAPLADGSVIEAEIVSSVFFDPKGDRQNI
- a CDS encoding sarcosine oxidase subunit gamma, yielding MTAANVYQQRPTSGAKAESSLHHADLASLVGKGRKNAGVTVREKKLLGHLTIRGDGHDAAFAAGVHKALGIELPGALAVIVKGETSLQWLGPDEWLLVVPSGEEFAAEKSLREALGDLHIQIVNVSGGQQILELSGPNVRDVLMKSTSYDVHPDSFPVGKAVGTVFAKSQLVIRHTAEDTWELLIRRSFSDYWWLWLQDAAAEYGLSVQA
- the purU gene encoding formyltetrahydrofolate deformylase → MSRVPDTWILTADCPSVLGTVDAVTRYLFEQGCYVTEHHSFDDRLSGRFFIRVEFRQPDGFDEQAFRDGLATRGEAFGMIFELTAPNYRPKVVIMVSKADHCLNDLLYRQRIGQLSMDVVAVVSNHPDLKPLADWHQIPYYHFPLDPNDKPSQERQVWQVIEESGAELVILARYMQVLSPELCRKLDGKAINIHHSLLPGFKGAKPYHQAYNKGVKLVGATAHYINNDLDEGPIIAQGVEVVDHSHYPEDLIAKGRDIEGLTLARAVGYHIERRVFLNANRTVVL
- the fdhA gene encoding formaldehyde dehydrogenase, glutathione-independent — protein: MSGNRGVVYLGNGKVEVQKIDYPKMQDPRGRKIEHGVILRVVSTNICGSDQHMVRGRTTAQTGLVLGHEITGEVIEKGSDVENLKIGDLVSVPFNVACGRCRSCKEQHTGVCLTVNPARAGGAYGYVDMGDWTGGQAEYVLVPYADFNLLKLPDRDKAMEKIRDLTCLSDILPTGYHGAVTAGVGPGSTVYIAGAGPVGLAAAASARLLGAAVVIIGDVNPIRLAHAKAQGFEIADLSKDTPLHEQIAALLGEPEVDCAVDAVGFEARGHGHEGAKAEAPATVLNSLMGVVRVAGKIGIPGLYVTEDPGAVDAAAKMGSLSIRFGLGWAKSHSFHTGQTPVMKYNRQLMQAIMWDRINIADIVGVEVISLDDAPRGYGEFDAGVPKKFVIDPHKLFSAA
- a CDS encoding anti-sigma factor domain-containing protein, which encodes MTAINPQVIEHKPSFWNRPRLFIGACLVVVAGVGGALYTQDSVKAAALLVNTTQQPATQIVAHKDYLEVQPIAATAPAPDQSLELWAVPADGTPVSLGLLPEDGKGIIGINPRQQASISKPVTLMVSSETKGGSVSKQPTGPTVYQGALAIR